In Salinibacterium sp. dk2585, a single window of DNA contains:
- a CDS encoding M15 family metallopeptidase: protein MTSERPSTGPSARVRRNRAIVGALAVAVVTAALAGTVWWAAKPAPDHTVAPAASASPSSSPSLAPTPQPDKPKTFFNRGARSIDDPASIWVVNNKLRPLAPIDYAPADLVQANVPGSAPLRAEAAAAMEQMFAAASAEAGLTLVVQNAYRSYATQVSLHDRLVGQLGKERARAQSAMPGYSEHQTGLTADIMAANGACTIQECFATTPEGIWLAENAWRFGYHLRYPQGATDVTGYIFEPWHYRYVGLDLAAELHAIGTPTLEEFFGLPPAPDYPPGV, encoded by the coding sequence ATGACCTCAGAGCGACCGTCGACCGGGCCGAGCGCGCGCGTGCGACGCAACCGCGCCATCGTCGGCGCTCTCGCGGTCGCCGTCGTCACAGCAGCCCTCGCCGGCACCGTGTGGTGGGCGGCGAAACCTGCGCCCGATCACACCGTCGCACCCGCGGCATCCGCGTCGCCGAGCAGTTCTCCCTCGCTCGCCCCCACCCCGCAGCCAGACAAGCCCAAGACCTTCTTCAACCGCGGCGCCCGCTCGATCGACGACCCCGCGAGCATCTGGGTGGTCAACAACAAGCTCAGGCCGCTCGCGCCGATCGACTACGCGCCCGCCGACCTCGTGCAGGCGAACGTGCCCGGCAGCGCCCCGCTGCGTGCCGAGGCGGCGGCCGCCATGGAGCAGATGTTCGCAGCGGCATCCGCTGAAGCCGGACTGACGCTCGTGGTGCAGAACGCCTATCGCTCCTACGCGACCCAGGTGTCACTCCACGACCGGCTGGTCGGCCAGCTCGGCAAGGAGCGCGCGCGAGCCCAGAGCGCCATGCCCGGCTACAGCGAGCACCAGACGGGCCTCACCGCCGACATCATGGCCGCCAACGGCGCCTGCACGATCCAGGAGTGCTTCGCCACGACCCCAGAGGGCATCTGGCTCGCCGAGAACGCGTGGCGCTTCGGCTACCACCTGCGCTACCCCCAGGGGGCGACGGATGTCACGGGCTACATCTTCGAGCCCTGGCACTACCGCTATGTCGGGCTCGACCTCGCGGCCGAGTTGCACGCGATCGGCACCC